Proteins encoded by one window of Lathyrus oleraceus cultivar Zhongwan6 chromosome 1, CAAS_Psat_ZW6_1.0, whole genome shotgun sequence:
- the LOC127094137 gene encoding uncharacterized protein LOC127094137, giving the protein MDLIKYIFENPALIGRIARWQMLLSEYDIEYHTLKAIKGSVLANHLTHHPINDYESINFEYPYEDVMYIKAKYCNEPLPNEGPEPGSHWGLIFNGAVNAYGNGIGAVIIIPHGSHIPFTTRLTFKCTNNMAEYEACIMGLEEAIDLRIKNPDVYGDSALVVNQIKGEWETRQPGLIPYKDYARKLSTFFNKIEFHLIPREENQMADALATLASMIIVNRWNDMPKIDVMRLDRPAHVFVNEEVSNDKPWYHDIKCYL; this is encoded by the coding sequence atggatctgattaagtatatctttgaaaatcCTGCATTGATCGGAAGAATTGCTCGCTGGCAGATGCTCTTGTCCGAATATGACATTGAGTATCACACCCTGAAAgctatcaaaggaagtgtcttggCCAATCACTTAACTCATCATCCAATCAACGATTATGAGTCTATAAATTTTGAATACCCATATGAAGATGTGATGTACATAAAAGCCAAATATTGCAATGAGCCACTGCCAAATGAAGGGCCAGAGCCAGGTTCTCATTGGGGTTTAATATTTAATGGAGCagttaatgcttatggtaatggtattggggcagtaatcatcaTTCCTCATGGATCACATATCCCTTTTACTACAAGATTAACATTCAAGTGCACAAACAACATGGCGGAATATGAAGCCTGCATCATGGGTctagaagaagccattgatcttagaataaAAAATCCTGATGTTTATGGAGACTCAGCTCTAGTTGTCAACcaaattaaaggagaatgggaaactcgtCAACCCGGTCTaatcccatacaaagactatgcaaggAAGTTATCTACTTTCTTCAACAAGATTGAATTTCATCTCATCCCTCGTGAGGAAAATCAAATGGCAGATGCCTTGGCAACTTTGGCTTCCATGATCATTGTGAATCGTTGGAATGATATGCCTAAGATCGATGTTATGCGGCTTGATAGACCCGCTCATGTATTTGTAAATGAAGAAGTCTCTAATGACAAGCCATGGTACCATGACATCAAGTGTTATCTCTAG